The proteins below come from a single Natranaerofaba carboxydovora genomic window:
- a CDS encoding NAD(+)/NADH kinase, which translates to MKRIGLIPNMKKEKALEITRELYEKFFKHNLEIYLTCEAAKAIGNEKAGAKPDVIAEHAELLIVLGGDGTLLKVARDYAKYDIPILGINVGKVGFLTEIEIGEVNGYIDDIVKDNFEIKERVMLETSVVRNNNKLCKFIALNDIVISKGPFSKLIELETYINDSYLEKYPGDGLIVATSTGSTGYSLSAGGPVINPDLDAILVTPICPHILHGRSVVVSPKEKIDVKVNTNYAHVVLTIDGQQGFTLQDGDEVIIRNSEHVTKLVKFNKRSFCDVLNHKLVERKE; encoded by the coding sequence ATGAAAAGAATAGGACTTATTCCAAACATGAAAAAAGAGAAGGCTTTAGAAATAACAAGAGAATTATACGAAAAATTTTTTAAGCACAACCTTGAAATATATTTGACATGTGAAGCTGCTAAAGCTATAGGAAATGAAAAAGCTGGAGCAAAACCAGATGTGATTGCAGAACATGCTGAGCTTTTAATAGTATTAGGTGGAGATGGGACACTTCTAAAAGTTGCTAGAGATTATGCAAAGTATGACATACCAATTCTTGGGATAAATGTGGGGAAGGTTGGTTTTTTAACTGAAATAGAAATAGGCGAAGTTAATGGTTACATAGATGATATAGTAAAAGATAATTTTGAAATAAAAGAAAGAGTAATGTTAGAAACAAGTGTAGTGAGAAATAATAACAAGTTATGTAAATTTATTGCTCTAAATGATATTGTAATCTCAAAAGGACCTTTTTCTAAATTAATAGAACTTGAGACATACATAAATGATAGCTACCTTGAAAAGTATCCGGGGGATGGATTAATAGTAGCAACTTCAACTGGTTCTACAGGATATTCTTTATCCGCAGGAGGCCCTGTTATAAATCCGGACCTTGATGCAATATTAGTAACACCTATATGTCCACATATTTTGCATGGTCGTTCTGTTGTAGTATCACCTAAGGAAAAGATTGATGTCAAAGTAAATACAAATTACGCTCATGTTGTTTTGACAATTGATGGACAGCAAGGATTTACTTTGCAGGATGGGGATGAAGTAATAATAAGGAATTCAGAACATGTTACAAAATTAGTGAAATTTAACAAAAGAAGTTTTTGTGACGTATTAAATCATAAGCTGGTGGAGCGAAAAGAATAA
- a CDS encoding polyprenyl synthetase family protein has translation MVNVEAYLQEKAELIEKNLADYLPPQNKFPTVIHESMHYSVFAGGKRLRPILMLAAGELFDGDLDEMMPYACAVELIHTYSLVHDDLPALDNDDLRRGKATNHKVFGEANAILTGDGLLNRAYEIMLQQGLEGNLDREVYLRSAKEISDAIGTNGMIGGQVVDLDMEGKEIDENTLLYIHNNKTGKLLSASIKAGAILALAKKDDIERLSRFSQYVGLGFQIVDDILDVIGEEEKIGKKIGQDEDIDKATFPRVFGLQNSKKEANIMLEKALEELSYYGDKANILKELTKFLINRDY, from the coding sequence TTGGTTAATGTAGAGGCCTATTTACAAGAAAAAGCAGAATTGATAGAAAAAAATTTAGCAGATTATCTCCCTCCACAAAATAAATTTCCTACTGTAATTCATGAAAGTATGCATTATAGTGTGTTTGCCGGGGGAAAAAGGTTAAGGCCAATTTTGATGTTAGCTGCTGGTGAATTATTTGATGGTGACCTGGATGAAATGATGCCTTATGCTTGTGCGGTGGAGTTGATTCACACATATTCTTTAGTTCATGATGATTTGCCTGCTTTAGATAATGATGATCTAAGAAGAGGGAAAGCGACTAATCATAAAGTTTTTGGAGAAGCAAACGCTATTTTGACAGGAGACGGGCTCTTAAATAGAGCTTATGAAATAATGCTGCAGCAGGGGCTTGAAGGAAACTTGGATAGAGAAGTTTATTTAAGATCTGCTAAAGAAATTTCTGATGCAATTGGGACTAATGGAATGATTGGTGGGCAGGTAGTAGACCTGGATATGGAAGGCAAAGAAATTGACGAAAATACATTATTGTATATACATAATAACAAAACTGGAAAACTGCTTAGTGCATCTATAAAAGCAGGTGCGATTTTGGCATTAGCAAAAAAAGATGACATTGAAAGATTATCGAGGTTTTCTCAGTACGTAGGTCTTGGATTTCAAATAGTAGATGATATATTAGATGTAATAGGAGAAGAAGAGAAAATAGGAAAGAAAATTGGTCAGGATGAAGATATAGATAAAGCTACTTTTCCTAGAGTTTTTGGGTTACAAAATTCTAAAAAAGAAGCAAACATAATGCTTGAAAAAGCTTTGGAGGAACTCAGTTATTATGGTGATAAAGCCAATATATTAAAAGAACTTACTAAGTTTTTAATCAATAGGGATTATTAA
- a CDS encoding copper transporter, producing the protein MIRFKYYILTIVSIFFSLTFGLLIGISLGEDHITFQQAQVIDNLKEELSSYEKDFGSLKKETKDMKNTLNTWETKGEVFKKEITKNINDNKLSSIPELIVVGEERFVDNKRDILSDWNIDVTSQFVNSSRFEYYINENLDKLKSKKLIVSNNTFNDELKEIFEEKEIEYKIVSIQDTNGLLDEFKLINEILGIEELLN; encoded by the coding sequence ATGATAAGATTTAAATACTACATTTTGACGATTGTATCAATTTTTTTTAGTCTTACTTTTGGGTTATTAATAGGGATTTCTCTAGGTGAAGATCATATAACTTTTCAACAAGCACAAGTAATAGATAATCTAAAAGAAGAGCTAAGTAGTTATGAAAAAGATTTTGGGTCCCTTAAAAAGGAAACAAAAGATATGAAAAATACACTAAATACGTGGGAAACTAAGGGTGAAGTTTTTAAAAAAGAAATTACAAAAAACATCAATGACAATAAATTATCATCTATACCTGAACTTATAGTTGTTGGTGAAGAAAGGTTTGTTGATAATAAAAGAGATATTTTGTCAGATTGGAATATTGATGTTACCTCACAATTTGTAAATAGCAGTAGATTTGAATACTACATTAATGAAAACTTAGATAAATTAAAGAGTAAAAAGCTAATTGTTTCTAATAACACCTTTAATGACGAGCTAAAAGAAATCTTTGAAGAAAAAGAAATTGAATATAAAATAGTTTCCATCCAGGATACTAATGGGCTTCTAGATGAATTTAAACTTATTAACGAGATCTTAGGAATTGAGGAACTTTTAAACTAA
- the steA gene encoding putative cytokinetic ring protein SteA, translating into MKNVKGKVRIGFKTKNLVKELRPGEIAVIKHKNLDEVGADSLVNTRVKAVINLDNTMTGEFPNRGPRVLLENETPFIDLVDENLTEKINDGDLVQIKGNNVFDSSKQKIGTGRVFNWNKHVELTKQAEKKMSKNLLNFFENTISYADYEKDMFVDKLDLSEVKTKFEGKECLIVTRGSNFKNDLRALIDYINIKKPLLIGVDGGADALMMFGLKPDVVLGDMDSVSDETLHKAGEILIHAYTNGRAPGESRLQEKSLDCTKITAPGTSEDLALLVAHQLKAKKILALGSHTNIIDFFEKDRKGMSSTILTRLKVGDRLIDLKGVSNIFSDIVELKSLAIVLIMALLPLTFLIIHSDKLQIIFRLINLRLIQGY; encoded by the coding sequence ATGAAAAATGTTAAAGGGAAAGTGCGAATAGGATTCAAAACAAAAAACCTTGTAAAAGAATTACGGCCAGGTGAGATAGCAGTTATTAAGCACAAAAACTTAGATGAAGTTGGAGCAGATTCCCTTGTAAATACCAGAGTTAAAGCAGTTATAAATCTTGATAATACAATGACAGGTGAATTTCCAAATAGAGGGCCAAGGGTTTTATTAGAGAATGAAACGCCTTTTATAGATCTTGTTGATGAAAACTTAACTGAAAAAATAAATGATGGAGATTTAGTACAGATAAAAGGTAACAATGTATTTGATAGTTCTAAACAGAAAATTGGTACAGGAAGAGTTTTTAATTGGAATAAACATGTTGAACTAACTAAGCAAGCAGAAAAGAAGATGAGTAAAAACCTTTTAAATTTTTTTGAAAATACCATCTCTTATGCAGATTATGAAAAGGATATGTTTGTAGATAAACTTGATTTATCTGAAGTTAAGACCAAATTCGAGGGGAAGGAATGTTTAATAGTTACTAGAGGCAGTAATTTTAAAAATGATCTTAGAGCACTAATTGATTATATTAATATAAAAAAGCCTCTTCTAATCGGGGTTGATGGGGGAGCAGATGCTCTTATGATGTTTGGCTTAAAACCGGATGTAGTCCTGGGTGATATGGATAGTGTAAGTGATGAAACTTTACATAAAGCCGGTGAAATTTTGATCCATGCGTATACGAATGGAAGAGCCCCAGGAGAGAGCCGGCTACAGGAGAAATCTTTAGATTGCACAAAAATAACTGCTCCCGGAACCAGTGAAGATCTTGCTTTACTTGTAGCACATCAATTAAAAGCGAAAAAAATACTTGCACTTGGATCTCATACAAATATTATTGATTTTTTCGAAAAGGACAGAAAAGGTATGTCAAGTACTATATTGACAAGGTTAAAAGTTGGAGATCGTCTTATCGACTTAAAAGGGGTAAGTAATATTTTTAGTGATATAGTTGAATTGAAGAGCCTTGCAATTGTATTAATTATGGCATTACTACCGCTAACATTTCTAATAATACATTCAGATAAATTACAAATAATTTTTAGATTAATCAATTTACGTTTAATTCAAGGCTATTGA
- a CDS encoding TlyA family RNA methyltransferase codes for MGYANKKRLDQILVDKNYSLTREKAKRLIMSGVVFIDGERIDKPGTKIRDDLPIEIKEKASERYVSRGGLKLEKALQSFEIDVNNRVCLDIGASTGGFTHCLLINGARHVYAVDVGYGQLAWQLRQDQRVSVFERTNIRYVEKDLFTAAPDLACVDVSFISLDLVIPKLKDFIVYPKTSIVLIKPQFELSRDKIGKKGVVKDPNFHKEAIKKVIYKAQEHEFVLRGLTYSPIKGPKGNIEYLAYFEELSKTVTVKDMTLEVSKIVNDVVYSANIKL; via the coding sequence TTGGGTTATGCAAATAAAAAAAGGTTGGATCAAATTTTAGTAGATAAAAATTACAGTCTTACAAGGGAAAAGGCAAAGAGACTGATAATGTCAGGCGTAGTTTTTATAGATGGTGAGAGAATTGACAAACCGGGGACAAAAATCAGAGACGATCTACCTATTGAAATAAAAGAGAAAGCTTCCGAAAGATATGTTAGTAGAGGTGGGCTTAAACTAGAAAAAGCGCTGCAAAGTTTTGAGATAGATGTAAATAATAGGGTGTGCTTAGATATTGGTGCTTCAACAGGTGGTTTTACACACTGTCTTTTAATAAATGGAGCAAGGCATGTTTATGCAGTAGATGTAGGTTATGGACAATTAGCTTGGCAGCTTAGACAGGACCAAAGAGTTAGTGTATTTGAAAGGACAAATATTAGATATGTTGAAAAAGATTTATTTACAGCAGCCCCTGACTTAGCGTGTGTTGACGTTTCATTTATCTCCCTTGATTTAGTGATACCTAAACTTAAAGATTTTATTGTTTACCCTAAGACTTCAATTGTGTTGATTAAGCCTCAATTTGAATTGAGTCGCGATAAAATAGGTAAAAAAGGTGTAGTGAAAGACCCTAATTTTCATAAAGAAGCGATTAAAAAAGTAATCTATAAAGCGCAAGAGCATGAATTTGTATTAAGAGGATTAACTTATTCACCAATAAAAGGCCCAAAGGGAAACATTGAATATTTAGCATATTTTGAAGAATTATCTAAAACTGTTACAGTAAAAGATATGACCCTTGAAGTATCAAAGATTGTCAACGATGTTGTTTATTCTGCTAATATAAAATTATAA
- the dxs gene encoding 1-deoxy-D-xylulose-5-phosphate synthase → MENLLNNLSLPGDLKNLETNELQQLADEIRENLIVNLSGIGGHLAPNLGVVELTLSLYNVFSLEEDKFIWDVGHQAYVHKMLTGRLNEMSSIRQFGGISAFPNPEESQYDAFKTGHSSTSISAALGLCKARDLSGGNEKIISVIGDGALTGGMAFEALNQAGHEKTDIKVILNDNEMSIGENVGAMSSYLTRIRTDPKYQRVKEDLEFILKRIPAIGGKMVKSIERVKDTLKYLLVSGLLFEELGFTYLGPVDGHNITTLKQMLKNAKATRGPVLVHVVTKKGKGYLPAENEPDLFHGVGPFDKDTGDLKKSSDNEPPTYSKVFGDVMTELAEKNNNLLAITAAMCSGTGLDKFKEKYPRRFFDVGIAEQHAVTFAAGLAKGGYRPVVAIYSTFLQRAYDQIVHDVCLQKLPVTFAIDRAGIVGGDGETHQGLFDLSYLRTIPNIIIMAPKDEKELKTMLSTAFTIDKPVAIRYPKGKGEGVNIDESIEKLEIGKGEIIKKGKNVALICVGSMVKIGEQVLEKLNEKGVNATLFNARFVKPLDENNIINLAKSHNELYTLEENSLVGGFGSGVLELLSEYGLADKLVVRFGINDKFVEHGDRNAILDKYGLSPDKITAKILKKNRGEKIGLCK, encoded by the coding sequence ATGGAAAATTTATTAAATAATTTAAGCTTGCCTGGTGATTTGAAAAATTTAGAAACTAATGAGCTGCAGCAATTAGCGGATGAAATAAGAGAAAATTTAATTGTTAATCTTTCTGGAATTGGGGGACATTTGGCACCAAACTTGGGTGTTGTTGAACTTACGTTAAGTCTTTATAATGTTTTTTCTTTAGAGGAAGATAAGTTTATCTGGGATGTAGGGCATCAAGCATATGTACATAAGATGCTTACCGGAAGATTAAATGAAATGTCTAGCATAAGGCAATTTGGAGGTATTAGTGCTTTTCCAAATCCTGAAGAAAGCCAGTATGATGCATTTAAGACTGGTCACAGTAGCACATCAATTTCTGCTGCTCTTGGGTTGTGTAAGGCCCGTGACTTGTCTGGTGGTAATGAGAAAATTATCAGTGTGATAGGAGACGGCGCTCTTACTGGAGGAATGGCTTTTGAAGCATTGAACCAGGCAGGTCATGAAAAAACCGATATTAAAGTGATTTTAAATGACAATGAGATGTCAATAGGTGAAAATGTTGGAGCTATGTCTTCTTATTTGACGCGAATTAGGACCGATCCTAAATATCAAAGGGTGAAGGAAGATTTAGAATTTATATTAAAAAGGATCCCGGCGATTGGTGGTAAGATGGTAAAATCTATTGAAAGGGTTAAGGATACCCTGAAATACCTTCTTGTATCCGGTTTGTTGTTTGAAGAGCTTGGTTTTACTTATCTTGGGCCAGTAGATGGACATAATATAACCACATTGAAGCAGATGTTAAAGAATGCGAAAGCAACTCGTGGTCCAGTATTAGTCCATGTAGTAACAAAAAAAGGTAAAGGATACTTGCCTGCAGAGAACGAACCAGACCTATTTCATGGAGTAGGTCCATTTGATAAAGATACAGGCGATCTAAAAAAGTCTTCTGATAATGAACCTCCAACATATTCTAAAGTTTTTGGCGATGTTATGACTGAACTTGCTGAAAAAAATAATAATCTTTTAGCTATAACTGCTGCTATGTGCTCTGGCACTGGCCTGGATAAATTTAAGGAAAAATATCCCAGGCGCTTTTTTGATGTTGGCATTGCAGAACAGCATGCGGTTACTTTTGCTGCCGGACTTGCAAAGGGTGGATATAGACCAGTTGTAGCTATATATTCTACTTTTTTGCAAAGAGCCTATGACCAAATTGTCCACGATGTTTGCCTGCAAAAGCTGCCGGTCACTTTCGCTATTGACCGTGCAGGTATTGTTGGTGGAGATGGTGAGACTCATCAGGGTTTGTTTGATCTTTCTTATTTGAGGACTATACCAAATATTATAATTATGGCTCCAAAAGATGAAAAAGAACTAAAAACGATGCTTTCGACTGCATTTACAATAGATAAGCCGGTAGCTATTAGATATCCAAAAGGTAAAGGAGAAGGAGTTAATATCGACGAAAGTATTGAAAAATTAGAAATTGGTAAAGGCGAAATTATAAAAAAAGGAAAAAATGTTGCGCTTATTTGTGTGGGTTCTATGGTCAAAATTGGTGAACAAGTTTTAGAAAAATTAAATGAAAAGGGTGTTAATGCAACTTTATTTAATGCTCGATTTGTTAAACCACTTGATGAAAATAATATTATAAATCTGGCAAAATCGCATAATGAACTGTATACTTTAGAAGAAAATAGTTTAGTTGGCGGTTTTGGAAGTGGTGTATTAGAATTGTTATCAGAATATGGTCTAGCGGACAAGTTGGTTGTTAGGTTTGGGATAAATGATAAATTTGTGGAACATGGTGATAGAAACGCAATTTTAGACAAATACGGACTTTCCCCGGACAAAATCACTGCCAAAATATTAAAGAAAAACCGGGGTGAAAAGATTGGGTTATGCAAATAA
- the recN gene encoding DNA repair protein RecN, with product MLLHLEIKNFALIDNLEIEPGPGLNILTGETGAGKTIILDALGLILGDRASTEMVRQGKDKALIQGIFSLTDEIGEDNYNNIINFFNEIGVEFDKNDDLIISREITNNKSILRINGTATTISNLRKVTNGLVDIHGQHQHQSLLNEKNHLDILDAYGGKEILKDRNDFKEKYFEREKKQKELKELKGDPKERERRIDLLKFQLDEIESADLKPGEEEELQKTKKKLLNFERLKSGIYKAYDTIYQGETETSVTDKLGVVLEDLNELKEMDDSLTTLVKEIETALIHLEEASQELGTYYNDIELEPEELHDIEERIDKINDLKRKYGNNIDEILNYKEEIIKEIEWLENSRSKAQKIEKEIIQLDDILKEKAEQLNEKRKHVSKLLAKDISKELMELAMEKVQFEVSIKETSLNPKGSDKVEFLISPNPGEPLKPLSKIASGGELARIMLALKTVLSKVDNIRTLIFDEIDTGISGKAAQKVGIKLENLSKEKQILCVTHLPQIAAKADRHFNIYKEESSNKTFTNIIELEEDKKIQEIARMLDGSSPSEISLSHAKKMLKKEN from the coding sequence ATGTTATTACATCTGGAAATTAAAAACTTTGCCTTGATTGATAATTTAGAAATTGAACCTGGACCGGGATTAAATATATTAACAGGTGAAACAGGTGCGGGTAAAACAATTATTTTGGATGCTTTAGGTTTAATACTAGGAGATAGAGCTTCAACGGAGATGGTTAGACAGGGAAAGGATAAAGCCTTAATTCAAGGAATTTTTTCTTTGACTGATGAAATAGGTGAAGATAATTATAATAACATAATTAATTTTTTTAATGAAATAGGCGTAGAATTTGATAAGAATGATGATCTGATTATATCAAGAGAGATAACCAATAATAAAAGTATTTTGAGGATTAATGGTACAGCTACTACAATAAGCAATTTAAGAAAGGTTACTAATGGGCTTGTTGATATTCACGGACAACATCAGCATCAGTCACTTTTGAATGAGAAAAATCATCTAGATATTTTGGATGCTTACGGTGGAAAAGAAATTTTAAAAGATAGAAATGATTTTAAAGAAAAATATTTTGAGCGTGAAAAGAAACAAAAAGAGTTAAAAGAATTAAAAGGAGATCCTAAAGAAAGAGAAAGAAGAATTGATTTATTAAAATTTCAATTAGATGAAATAGAATCAGCAGATTTAAAACCAGGAGAAGAAGAAGAGCTACAAAAGACAAAGAAAAAGCTATTAAATTTTGAACGGTTGAAAAGTGGAATCTATAAAGCCTATGACACGATATATCAAGGAGAAACTGAAACTTCGGTAACTGATAAGCTTGGTGTAGTGTTAGAAGATTTGAATGAACTTAAGGAAATGGATGATAGTTTGACCACCCTTGTTAAAGAGATAGAAACAGCACTTATTCATTTAGAAGAGGCAAGTCAGGAGCTTGGTACATACTATAATGATATAGAATTAGAACCAGAAGAATTACATGACATTGAAGAAAGAATAGATAAAATTAATGATTTAAAAAGAAAATATGGGAATAATATTGACGAAATATTAAATTATAAAGAAGAAATTATTAAAGAGATAGAATGGTTAGAAAATTCTAGATCAAAGGCACAGAAAATTGAAAAAGAGATTATTCAGTTAGATGATATACTAAAGGAAAAAGCAGAGCAATTAAACGAAAAGCGAAAGCATGTTTCTAAATTGTTAGCTAAAGATATATCTAAAGAATTGATGGAATTGGCAATGGAGAAAGTTCAATTTGAAGTATCAATCAAAGAAACATCTCTTAATCCTAAAGGTAGTGATAAAGTAGAGTTTTTGATAAGCCCCAATCCTGGCGAACCACTAAAGCCGTTATCTAAGATAGCTTCAGGTGGTGAACTGGCAAGAATTATGCTCGCATTAAAGACTGTTTTGTCAAAAGTTGATAACATAAGAACACTAATATTTGATGAAATTGATACTGGAATTAGTGGTAAGGCAGCCCAAAAAGTAGGTATTAAATTAGAAAATTTATCAAAAGAAAAACAGATTTTGTGTGTTACGCATTTACCACAGATAGCGGCTAAAGCAGATAGACATTTTAATATTTATAAAGAAGAGAGTTCAAATAAAACTTTTACTAATATTATAGAGCTTGAAGAAGACAAAAAGATACAGGAAATAGCAAGGATGTTAGACGGTTCAAGTCCTTCTGAAATTTCTTTATCTCATGCTAAAAAAATGCTTAAAAAGGAAAATTAA
- a CDS encoding glycosyltransferase family 2 protein yields the protein MKDKFISVIIPAYNEGDLIYKTVSGAKSVPLINQVLVIDDGSSDNTSLEAKRAKAEILRIDSNKGKGNALNTGLQYATEDIIAFIDADLGVSSCELIELAGPVINNEVDISIAKFKKTNNSKGFGFVRFLASLCVYLITGKYISAPLSGQRVMTKLAATTIFPLEKDFGVEIDGTIKALKNKLTIKEVEVNMNHRKTTRDLDGFLHRVNQGYQIFKTVLLKHLLQRAEEKNVILNKHWN from the coding sequence ATGAAGGACAAATTTATTTCAGTTATAATTCCAGCCTATAATGAAGGTGATTTGATTTATAAAACAGTTTCAGGCGCAAAAAGCGTTCCTCTTATTAATCAGGTTTTGGTTATAGATGATGGTTCATCGGATAATACTTCTCTTGAAGCTAAACGTGCAAAAGCTGAGATTTTACGTATAGATTCAAACAAAGGTAAAGGCAATGCTTTAAATACAGGATTACAATATGCAACAGAAGATATTATAGCTTTTATTGATGCAGATTTGGGAGTTAGTTCTTGTGAATTAATAGAATTAGCTGGCCCTGTAATAAACAACGAAGTAGATATAAGTATAGCTAAATTTAAGAAAACAAACAATTCTAAAGGTTTTGGCTTTGTAAGATTTTTAGCTAGCTTGTGTGTTTATCTAATTACGGGGAAATATATATCGGCGCCACTTAGTGGGCAGAGGGTTATGACAAAATTAGCCGCAACAACTATATTCCCCCTTGAAAAAGACTTTGGAGTAGAGATAGATGGTACCATAAAAGCATTAAAAAACAAACTTACTATTAAAGAGGTTGAAGTTAATATGAATCATCGAAAAACAACGCGTGATCTAGATGGATTTTTACATAGAGTTAACCAGGGGTATCAAATTTTTAAAACTGTTTTACTTAAACACCTACTACAGAGGGCAGAAGAAAAAAATGTTATACTTAACAAGCATTG
- the spo0A gene encoding sporulation transcription factor Spo0A, translating to MVRVLIVDDNKEFCEILRDFLNEQENMEVVGISYNGEEALEKIKQTNPDIILLDIIMPVLDGIGVLEKLRTEEMKEFNPKIIMLTAFGHESTTQKAVNLGADFYILKPFNMDVLVKRINQIYGGLEESNIEINHELGEINITKDNNYTVTDNNMEDSQSNNYDKEMLSTDLEAEVTNIIHEIGVPAHIKGYLYLREAIMMVIDDLELLGSVTKELYPKIAERFDTTPSRVERAIRHAIEVAWNRNDLDTIKSFFGYTIDTEKGKPTNSEFIAIVADRLRLNRKVKA from the coding sequence GTGGTAAGGGTTCTGATTGTGGACGATAACAAGGAATTTTGTGAAATTTTAAGAGATTTTTTGAATGAGCAAGAAAATATGGAAGTTGTTGGTATTTCTTATAATGGCGAGGAAGCCTTAGAAAAAATCAAACAAACTAATCCCGACATCATTTTGTTAGACATAATTATGCCAGTTTTAGATGGTATTGGTGTGTTAGAAAAGCTAAGAACTGAAGAGATGAAAGAATTCAATCCAAAAATTATTATGTTAACAGCTTTTGGTCATGAAAGCACCACTCAAAAAGCAGTAAACTTAGGAGCTGACTTTTATATATTAAAACCATTTAATATGGATGTACTTGTCAAAAGGATCAATCAGATATATGGTGGATTAGAAGAAAGTAATATAGAAATCAACCATGAATTAGGAGAGATTAATATAACAAAAGATAATAATTATACAGTAACAGACAATAATATGGAGGATTCACAGAGCAATAATTATGATAAAGAAATGTTGTCGACTGATTTAGAAGCTGAGGTAACTAATATAATTCATGAGATTGGTGTTCCTGCACATATTAAAGGATATTTGTATCTAAGAGAAGCAATTATGATGGTTATTGATGATTTAGAGTTATTAGGCTCTGTCACAAAAGAATTATATCCAAAAATTGCTGAAAGATTTGATACAACTCCAAGCAGAGTAGAAAGGGCGATCAGGCATGCAATAGAAGTGGCATGGAACAGAAATGATTTAGATACAATAAAAAGCTTTTTTGGATACACCATAGATACAGAAAAAGGTAAACCTACCAATTCAGAATTTATTGCGATAGTAGCAGATAGATTAAGATTGAATAGAAAAGTGAAAGCTTAA
- the spoIVB gene encoding SpoIVB peptidase gives MKCDNRRSKSIGIILAILIVILSLTPPVRQISEFPNEITMLKGQAEKIEVSYPLILSVHGESKESVQFDSESKEVKPLELGEIDLEFKLFGHIPLRTINIDVISPIELIPGGNSVGIKLRPSDTMVVGFHEIETPEGSMSPGKEAGLQEGDAILEIEGDEVGDVENTARILEKYSKNEDKIEVVIDRDGKEKVKLVEPEECPETNDHLTGMYIRDTKAGVGTLTYVDPENDRFGALGHSISDAESNQPLDIRNGQIVSSNIVDVTRGEENKPGEKRGAFIENNGPIGSIDTNTEFGIFGDKFDEMDSQDLYYEEPIPVGLSQHVEEGPAKILTVLEGQNVESYDIKIRRVMPQNYDSSKGMVIEVTDPELIDKTGGIIQGMSGSPIIQDDKLVGSVTHVFMNNPKKGYGTYMEWMLTESGDIEYFEE, from the coding sequence GTGAAATGTGACAATAGACGCAGTAAAAGTATAGGTATAATACTGGCCATTTTAATCGTAATTTTGAGTTTAACACCGCCGGTAAGACAAATTAGTGAATTTCCTAATGAAATTACTATGTTAAAAGGTCAGGCAGAAAAGATAGAAGTTAGTTACCCATTAATTCTTAGCGTACATGGAGAGAGTAAAGAATCAGTACAATTTGATAGTGAATCGAAGGAAGTAAAACCATTAGAATTAGGTGAGATTGACCTTGAGTTTAAGTTATTTGGTCATATACCACTTAGAACTATAAATATTGACGTAATTTCGCCCATTGAATTAATACCAGGTGGGAATTCTGTAGGCATTAAATTGCGTCCTTCAGATACAATGGTTGTTGGTTTTCATGAAATTGAGACACCAGAAGGTTCAATGTCACCAGGAAAAGAAGCAGGCTTGCAAGAGGGTGATGCAATATTAGAAATTGAAGGCGATGAAGTTGGTGACGTTGAAAACACTGCAAGAATATTAGAGAAGTATTCTAAGAATGAAGATAAGATAGAAGTTGTAATTGATCGTGATGGTAAAGAAAAAGTTAAGTTAGTGGAACCTGAAGAGTGCCCAGAAACAAATGATCATCTTACAGGCATGTATATTAGAGATACTAAAGCAGGAGTAGGTACTTTAACTTATGTAGATCCAGAAAACGATAGATTCGGAGCTCTCGGTCATTCTATTTCTGATGCCGAATCAAATCAACCCTTAGATATTAGAAATGGTCAAATTGTAAGCTCCAATATTGTTGACGTTACTAGAGGCGAAGAAAATAAACCAGGAGAAAAAAGAGGAGCCTTTATTGAAAATAATGGTCCCATAGGATCAATAGATACAAATACTGAATTTGGTATATTTGGCGACAAATTTGATGAGATGGATTCACAAGATCTGTATTATGAAGAACCAATACCAGTTGGTCTATCTCAACATGTAGAAGAAGGTCCAGCAAAGATACTAACTGTTTTAGAAGGTCAAAATGTTGAAAGTTATGATATCAAAATTAGAAGAGTTATGCCACAAAATTATGACTCTAGCAAAGGAATGGTTATAGAGGTTACAGATCCAGAGTTAATTGACAAAACAGGTGGGATAATTCAAGGTATGAGTGGTAGTCCTATAATTCAGGATGACAAACTAGTGGGCTCAGTAACTCATGTATTTATGAATAACCCTAAAAAAGGGTATGGTACTTACATGGAATGGATGTTAACTGAATCTGGAGATATAGAATACTTTGAAGAATGA